In Daphnia magna isolate NIES linkage group LG7, ASM2063170v1.1, whole genome shotgun sequence, a single genomic region encodes these proteins:
- the LOC116926835 gene encoding uncharacterized protein LOC116926835, whose product MENEELDYMLMESQIDLKGVTIDLFPLYQDVNNEEIPEDSVHEIFFQWGRDDDGQSTFSNVLKQNTSVTFVSSCHYDRMFYYFKWTNPMPIDLSGLPSVHRILMIRDITQRLRLLDEQNDKGNKMLTGIGETTINFKLEDIKFSLLLKPTNSQPGNALLTMQRTAGEPYEERHQKVEEFDCFAKLDAKEIDSIVSRARRTGKSITDRDINSREEDKVQKKMAEEMNFFMLLYDFEVARRLQRPFSNESHVLDSLPIAIGIAMIHRINGTRENQRWMFFSGLFQGKCESRKLVLEDIVVAFKECNEPRRSWTEGDLNNILCEQFGSHKLFR is encoded by the coding sequence ATGGAAAACGAAGAACTGGACTACATGCTTATGGAAAGCCAAATAGATTTGAAAGGTGTCACGATTGACTTGTTTCCCCTCTATCAAGACGTTAATAACGAAGAAATCCCCGAAGATTCGGTTCACGAAATTTTCTTCCAGTGGGGAAGGGACGATGATGGACAATCGACATTTTCAAACGTTCTCAAGCAAAATACGTCTGTCACGTTCGTCAGTTCGTGCCACTACGACAGGATGTTTTACTATTTTAAATGGACCAACCCAATGCCTATCGATTTAAGCGGACTGCCAAGCGTCCATCGCATTCTAATGATTCGCGACATCACCCAACGACTTAGACTGCTGGACGAGCAAAATGATAAAGGTAACAAGATGCTAACTGGGATCGGCGAGACGACAATCAATTTCAAATTGGAAGATATCAAATTTTCGTTGCTGTTGAAGCCAACCAACAGCCAACCGGGTAATGCGCTTTTAACAATGCAGCGGACTGCGGGCGAACCTTATGAAGAACGGCACCAAAAGGTCGAAGAATTCGATTGTTTTGCTAAGCTGGACGCGAAGGAAATTGATTCGATTGTGAGCAGAGCTCGACGAACGGGAAAGTCAATCACGGACCGTGATATTAACAGCAGAGAAGAAGACAaagttcaaaagaaaatggccgaAGAAATGAATTTCTTCATGTTACTTTACGATTTCGAAGTGGCCCGTCGTTTGCAGAGACCTTTTAGTAATGAAAGTCACGTCCTCGATTCGCTGCCTATCGCGATCGGCATTGCAATGATTCACCGCATCAACGGTACAAGAGAAAATCAAAGGTGGATGTTCTTTTCAGGTCTTTTCCAGGGAAAGTGTGAATCAAGAAAACTTGTTTTAGAAGACATTGTCGTCGCATTCAAAGAGTGCAACGAACCGAGAAGAAGCTGGACTGAAGGAGATTTGAATAACATACTGTGCGAGCAGTTTGGTTCACACAAATTGTTTCGCTGA
- the LOC116926831 gene encoding lactosylceramide 4-alpha-galactosyltransferase — MKKEKMGRCAIYNLPFGWQGFAYVSCIWRHRNVKKVVTVFTLMAFLYVTLLLIQNGYDEQLRARNLGLKINIIKWVAAGDAEGSDSDRRIFFHETSGRGDLSFRQTCTVESAARHNPDRPIQVFMTADRLDYSSPWLEVLQNYANVSVVVTDPKSYFANTPLERWYNQGEWRNSLHKTVHLSDYMRVLTLLKGGGMYMDLDYVTIKRLDEKQLWNFILFETGDMKLLTNSVVHLERGHRLIDEMIQRLVKYYDPNEYMWHGPSMISHIMSRTCAVKRGQPESNNCTDVRLLPHSYFAPVSNTEWQVLFSNATDETLAQLKNASYGVHCWSGKSNGEHLKVHSNQLYAVLAREHCPHTVALGSADYLA; from the exons atgaagaaagaaaaaatgggacgTTGCGCAATTTACAATTTACCG TTTGGCTGGCAAGGATTCGCGTACGTTTCCTGCATTTGGCGACATCGGAACGTCAAGAAAGTCGTGACTGTTTTCACGCTCATGGCGTTCCTTTACGTGACGCTGTTGCTCATTCAAAACGGCTACGACGAACAGCTTCGCGCACGCAATCTCGGACTGAAGATCAACATCATCAAGTGGGTGGCCGCAGGCGATGCAGAAGGAAGCGATTCCGATCGCAGGATCTTCTTTCACGAGACCAGTGGGCGTGGCGATTTGAGTTTCAGGCAAACTTGCACGGTCGAATCGGCTGCTAGACACAATCCCGACCGGCCCATCCAAGTCTTCATGACGGCCGATCGACTGGACTATTCCAGTCCGTGGCTGGAAGTGCTGCAAAATTACGCCAACGTGTCCGTCGTCGTGACGGACCCGAAATCCTATTTCGCCAACACGCCGCTGGAGCGCTGGTACAACCAAGGCGAATGGCGCAACAGCCTGCACAAGACGGTTCACCTGTCGGACTACATGCGCGTGCTGACTCTGCTGAAAGGCGGTGGCATGTACATGGACCTGGATTACGTCACCATCAAACGGCTGGACGAGAAACAATTGTGGAATTTCATCTTATTCGAAACGGGCGACATGAAACTGCTCACCAATTCCGTTGTGCACCTGGAACGTGGGCACAGGCTCATCGATGAAATGATTCAAAGACTAGTCAAGTATTACGACCCCAACGAGTACATGTGGCACGGCCCGTCCATGATCAGCCACATCATGAGCCGCACTTGCGCCGTCAAACGCGGCCAGCCCGAGTCGAACAACTGCACGGACGTCCGTCTTTTGCCTCACAGCTACTTCGCCCCCGTCTCCAACACGGAATGGCAAGTGCTGTTTAGCAACGCGACGGACGAAACGCTTGCCCAGCTGAAGAACGCAAGTTACGGCGTCCATTGCTGGAGTGGCAAATCGAATGGTGAGCACCTCAAAGTCCATTCGAATCAACTGTACGCCGTTCTGGCACGTGAACATTGTCCCCATACTGTCGCCCTCGGTTCTGCCGATTACTTAGCATGA
- the LOC116926841 gene encoding uncharacterized protein LOC116926841 isoform X1, with the protein MIGAMPAVAVRHERQKQSRQQGAAFGTSRDTLFSNGVSTHHVRRSSRPVRPNHLSLGKRQRMCSSSSSVSSIATSSYLSPVPLSTSSTCATPINATTLTPRQAREPLTAEEMATDYCCYGKPWQFPLLHVIVISLIMAITLMIVGLVQLKPNADSEAKKYLFLGSAAVCFTVGFVSLAIRALRRYHFRRCGTQSRRILRDESGYSFCQLEEADGDTPVDSIALLQQRGFATP; encoded by the exons atgATTGGAGCAATGCCGGCTGTGGCCGTTCGGCACGAACGACAG AAGCAGAGCCGCCAACAAGGAGCCGCGTTCGGGACCAGTCGTGACACGCTCTTCAGTAACGGCGTCTCTACTCATCACGTTCGACGTTCATCTCGACCTGTTCGACCTAATCATCTGTCTCTCGGA AAACGCCAGCGAATGTGCAGTTCGTCTTCGTCCGTTTCGAGCATCGCGACGTCCAGTTATTTGTCCCCCGTGCCGCTGTCGACGTCGTCGACGTGCGCGACGCCGATAAACGCCACGACGTTGACGCCCCGTCAAGCGCGTGAGCCACTCACGGCCGAAGAAATGGCCACCGATTACTGCTGCTACGGCAAGCCGTGGCAGTTCCCGTTGCTGCACGTCATCGTCATCTCGCTGATCATGGCCATCACGCTGATGATCGTCGGCCTGGTGCAGCTCAAACCCAACGCTGACTCGGAGGCCAAGAAATATCTGTTCCTCGGATCGGCCGCCGTTTGTTTCACGGTCGGTTTCGTGTCGCTGGCCATCCGCGCCCTGCGGCGCTACCACTTCCGCAGATGCGGCACGCAATCCAGGCGCATCCTGAGGGACGAGTCGGGCTACAGTTTCTGCCAACTGGAAGAGGCCGATGGCGACACGCCCGTCGATTCCATAGCTCTTCTTCAACAAAG GGGGTTCGCCACTccgtga
- the LOC116926841 gene encoding uncharacterized protein LOC116926841 isoform X2 has protein sequence MIGAMPAVAVRHERQKQSRQQGAAFGTSRDTLFSNGVSTHHVRRSSRPVRPNHLSLGKRQRMCSSSSSVSSIATSSYLSPVPLSTSSTCATPINATTLTPRQAREPLTAEEMATDYCCYGKPWQFPLLHVIVISLIMAITLMIVGLVQLKPNADSEAKKYLFLGSAAVCFTVGFVSLAIRALRRYHFRRCGTQSRRILRDESGYSFCQLEEADGDTPVDSIALLQQRF, from the exons atgATTGGAGCAATGCCGGCTGTGGCCGTTCGGCACGAACGACAG AAGCAGAGCCGCCAACAAGGAGCCGCGTTCGGGACCAGTCGTGACACGCTCTTCAGTAACGGCGTCTCTACTCATCACGTTCGACGTTCATCTCGACCTGTTCGACCTAATCATCTGTCTCTCGGA AAACGCCAGCGAATGTGCAGTTCGTCTTCGTCCGTTTCGAGCATCGCGACGTCCAGTTATTTGTCCCCCGTGCCGCTGTCGACGTCGTCGACGTGCGCGACGCCGATAAACGCCACGACGTTGACGCCCCGTCAAGCGCGTGAGCCACTCACGGCCGAAGAAATGGCCACCGATTACTGCTGCTACGGCAAGCCGTGGCAGTTCCCGTTGCTGCACGTCATCGTCATCTCGCTGATCATGGCCATCACGCTGATGATCGTCGGCCTGGTGCAGCTCAAACCCAACGCTGACTCGGAGGCCAAGAAATATCTGTTCCTCGGATCGGCCGCCGTTTGTTTCACGGTCGGTTTCGTGTCGCTGGCCATCCGCGCCCTGCGGCGCTACCACTTCCGCAGATGCGGCACGCAATCCAGGCGCATCCTGAGGGACGAGTCGGGCTACAGTTTCTGCCAACTGGAAGAGGCCGATGGCGACACGCCCGTCGATTCCATAGCTCTTCTTCAACAAAGGttctaa
- the LOC116926842 gene encoding uncharacterized protein LOC116926842, with product MKAVQSAMAIRRQRRRRDEALRAKTRRASHQSDHLMLSDSGDAGSLMSLDGAHKRSTSHRHRQMMGGITTFHVGVVFFIMGLMLLISGLVPGYANRQHQYWEEGGTSVWNSQTNNRNGPLLLVTGSFLILVGVALVIANRIATRREDELFSRYISRKLAPARMTHQPVSSLLQPLTNQQQQQQPHNNHNGKKERAEDDRDRVLSEEDHALQSPGQLESITEEAEIGSEKASKDQLFWTSDLAPVHHHHHHYHHHNTRSVHQDKCDQQSHAHDNHHGSSTG from the coding sequence atgaaggCAGTGCAATCAGCGATGGCGATTCGACGCCAGCGTCGAAGGCGTGACGAAGCGCTCAGGGCAAAGACGCGTCGCGCTAGTCACCAGTCGGACCATTTGATGTTGTCGGATAGCGGCGACGCTGGCAGTTTGATGAGCTTAGACGGTGCGCACAAGCGTTCGACGTCTCACCGCCATCGCCAAATGATGGGCGGCATAACCACCTTTCACGTAGGGGTCGTTTTCTTTATCATGGGCCTGATGCTGCTCATTAGCGGCCTCGTTCCAGGCTACGCCAACCGCCAACATCAGTACTGGGAGGAGGGAGGCACATCGGTGTGGAACAGCCAAACCAACAATCGTAACGGGCCTTTGCTCTTGGTCACCGGCTCCTTCTTGATCTTGGTAGGCGTGGCTTTGGTCATCGCTAATCGCATCGCCACGCGTAGGGAGGACGAATTGTTTTCGCGCTACATCAGCCGCAAATTGGCACCGGCCAGGATGACTCATCAGCCCGTGTCCTCCCTCCTTCAACCGCTGACCaatcaacagcaacaacaacaaccacacaATAATCATAACGGCAAAAAGGAACGAGCTGAAGATGATCGGGATCGGGTGTTGAGCGAGGAGGATCACGCCCTTCAATCACCCGGTCAGCTCGAATCCATAACTGAAGAAGCTGAAATCGGATCGGAAAAGGCATCGAAAGATCAGCTGTTTTGGACCAGCGATTTGGCACCTGttcaccatcatcatcatcactaCCACCATCATAACACGAGATCGGTGCATCAAGACAAATGCGACCAGCAATCGCATGCGCACGACAATCACCACGGTTCATCAACCGGTTGA
- the LOC116926840 gene encoding mitochondrial glycine transporter isoform X1, with product MNCNKRNVSFLGAFIAGASSGGCSTILFQPFDVVKTRLQENATVSTVHRKGMLQIFSHIVQKEGPKTLWSGLVPSLWRCVPGVALYFTSLEVIKSIILPKAKNTLDPLQALAAGASARCIAGVVLMPFTVIKTRFESGQYRYRTVTEAFSSIYRLEGGRGLMTGLGATLARDIPFSAVYYAVYTQLKQYHPSGPTMGKSFSCGLAAGIIASVVTHPADVIKTSMQLFPSRYQHRTREAILSIYRRLGVRGFFSGLVPRLVRRTLVSALSWTVYDRVMQSFQMA from the exons ATGAATTGCAATAAGCGAAAT gTGTCATTTTTGGGAGCATTTATAGCCGGCGCGTCCTCAGGTGGTTGTTCCACGATCCTGTTTCAACCTTTTGACGTAGTCAAAACTCGATTGCAAGAAAATGCTACTGTCAGCACCGTGCACAG GAAGGGTATGTTGCAGATATTCAGTCACATTGTCCAGAAGGAAGGACCCAAAACGCTATGGTCTGGATTAGTCCCA TCATTATGGAGATGTGTGCCTGGTGTGGCTTTATACTTTACCTCACTGGAAGTCATAAAAAGCATCATTTTgccaaaagcaaaaaataccTTAGATCCCTTGCAAGCTTTGGCTGCAGGAGCTTCTGCTCGGTGCATTGCTGGAGTTGTGTTGATGCCCTTCACCGTGATCAAAACCCGGTTTGAG AGTGGGCAATACAGGTACAGGACTGTAACGGAAGCGTTCTCTTCCATATATCGCCTGGAAGGTGGGCGAGGACTAATGACGGGCCTCGGAGCAACGTTGGCGAGGGATATTCCATTTTCGGCTGTATACTACGCAGTGTACACTCAGCTCAAGCAATACCATCCATCGGGA CCGACCATGGGCAAGAGTTTCAGTTGTGGGCTTGCAGCAGGTATCATCGCCTCCGTGGTTACTCATCCAGCGGACGTCATCAAAACGTCCATGCAGCTTTTCCCGTCGCGCTATCAGCACCGCACGCGGGAAGCTATCCTTTCTATTTACCGCCGACTGGGAGTTCGAGGCTTCTTTTCCGGTCTGGTGCCTCGTCTAGTCCGCAGAACGCTCGTCTCTGCCTTATCGTGGACGGTCTACGACAGA GTCATGCAATCGTTTCAGATGGcctag
- the LOC116926840 gene encoding mitochondrial glycine transporter isoform X2, whose protein sequence is MLLSAPCTDIQSHCPEGRTQNAMSLWRCVPGVALYFTSLEVIKSIILPKAKNTLDPLQALAAGASARCIAGVVLMPFTVIKTRFESGQYRYRTVTEAFSSIYRLEGGRGLMTGLGATLARDIPFSAVYYAVYTQLKQYHPSGPTMGKSFSCGLAAGIIASVVTHPADVIKTSMQLFPSRYQHRTREAILSIYRRLGVRGFFSGLVPRLVRRTLVSALSWTVYDRVMQSFQMA, encoded by the exons ATGCTACTGTCAGCACCGTGCACAG ATATTCAGTCACATTGTCCAGAAGGAAGGACCCAAAACGCTATG TCATTATGGAGATGTGTGCCTGGTGTGGCTTTATACTTTACCTCACTGGAAGTCATAAAAAGCATCATTTTgccaaaagcaaaaaataccTTAGATCCCTTGCAAGCTTTGGCTGCAGGAGCTTCTGCTCGGTGCATTGCTGGAGTTGTGTTGATGCCCTTCACCGTGATCAAAACCCGGTTTGAG AGTGGGCAATACAGGTACAGGACTGTAACGGAAGCGTTCTCTTCCATATATCGCCTGGAAGGTGGGCGAGGACTAATGACGGGCCTCGGAGCAACGTTGGCGAGGGATATTCCATTTTCGGCTGTATACTACGCAGTGTACACTCAGCTCAAGCAATACCATCCATCGGGA CCGACCATGGGCAAGAGTTTCAGTTGTGGGCTTGCAGCAGGTATCATCGCCTCCGTGGTTACTCATCCAGCGGACGTCATCAAAACGTCCATGCAGCTTTTCCCGTCGCGCTATCAGCACCGCACGCGGGAAGCTATCCTTTCTATTTACCGCCGACTGGGAGTTCGAGGCTTCTTTTCCGGTCTGGTGCCTCGTCTAGTCCGCAGAACGCTCGTCTCTGCCTTATCGTGGACGGTCTACGACAGA GTCATGCAATCGTTTCAGATGGcctag
- the LOC116926834 gene encoding ervatamin-B: MRLLTLLACLIVTTIMAAANDDSDISMVMFTKFKKRYRKTYSKGTQCSYFRRWKNRKRMVNRHNQATALGQTSFRLVDNQFADESDDEWKSKLLGLAIPGEFNAKKLGIKELTSIDPEKDVGDRQILSSTITIPSSLDLRRHPCMPPIKSQSSCGACWAFIATTPVEFQSCLRNGNRTVILSEQQLIDCSGLYGNYGCRGGFYTLAWDYLFDIGGQTTNSTYPYRAAAGSCRFQPGVTRVSGRVSRYFYLDSNERTILSALLQRGPIAVSIVANSKFILYSSGIFDDETCKEGTVNHGLVLVGYGTANGTSYWIARNSWGPRWGQNGYILMKRNVNMCRLADYAFLALP; the protein is encoded by the exons ATGAGATTGTTGACGTTGCTTGCATGCCTTATCGTCACGACCATCATGGCTGCTGCCAACGACGACAGCGACATCAGTATGGTGATGTTCACCAAATTCAAG AAACGATACAGGAAAACTTACAGCAAAGGGACCCAGTGCTCGTACTTTAGGCGTTGGAAGAACAGGAAACGGATGGTTAATCGGCACAACCAGGCCACCGCACTCGGCCAGACTTCTTTCCGTTTGGTTGACAACCAATTCGCAGATGAA AGTGACGACGAATGGAAATCGAAACTGTTGGGTCTTGCCATACCTGGTGAATTCAACGCCAAAAAATTGGGGATCAAAGAATTAACGTCGATCGACCCCGAAAAGGATGTCGGCGACCGACAGATCCTCTCATCCACCATAACCATTCCTTCTTCG CTCGATTTGCGAAGACATCCGTGCATGCCGCCGATCAAGAGTCAATCTTCTTGCGGTGCATGTTGGGCTTTCATTGCCACTACGCCCGTCGAGTTTCAATCGTGTTTGAGGAACGGCAATCGGACTGTCATCCTGAG TGAACAACAGCTGATTGATTGCAGCGGCCTGTACGGCAATTATGGCTGTCGTGGGGGCTTCTACACACTGGCTTGGGACTACCTCTTCGATATCG GTGGACAGACGACCAATTCCACTTATCCTTACAGAGCAGCG GCTGGAAGTTGCCGGTTTCAACCAGGCGTTACTCGAGTGAGCGGCAGAGTGTCGAGATACTTTTACCTGGACAGTAACGAAAGGACTATTCTCTCTGCGCTGCTGCAGAGGGGTCCCATCGCCGTCTCCATTGTGGCCAATTCGAAATTCATCCTCTAcag CTCCGGCATTTTTGACGACGAGACGTGCAAGGAGGGAACGGTTAATCATGGCCTCGTGCTGGTGGGTTACGGCACGGCCAACGGCACCAGCTATTGGATAGCGCGCAATTCGTGGGGTCCGAGATGGGGCCAGAACGGCTACATCCTCATGAAACGTAACGTCAACATGTGTCGCTTAGCCGACTACGCATTCCTCGCCCTGCCCTAA
- the LOC116926828 gene encoding cathepsin L-like proteinase: MKLVTVYLLSLFAFFVIISASPDDTDDEEMVRFKEFKRRNKKRYNGPLERVHFKRWKKRRAAIRRHNNGTTSGRRSSFRMADNLFADQSEEEWETYLLGVTIPEEFIANQEEVSEQVETTTVDTEIGGNLVAEIIEADDRQTAPSLDLRKNPCMPPVKFQSPCGGCWAFIATTAVEYQTCTSRTNRTALTLSEQQLIDCSGSYGTKGCNGGFYSQAWDYIMAIGGLATNVTYPYRAAAGTCQFTKGITPTAGRVSRYAYLAKNETTILNALRRGPVAVSIVANTKFILNSSGIFDDETCKSGTLNHGAVLVGYGRANGTDYWIVRNSWGTSWGQNGYIFMKRNVNMCRLAEYAFLATV; this comes from the exons ATGAAGTTGGTAACAGTTTATCTTCTATCGCTCTTCGCTTTCTTCGTTATCATCTCTGCATCTCCGGACGATACGGACGACGAAGAAATGGTCAGATTCAAAGAATTCAAG AGACGGAACAAGAAAAGGTACAACGGCCCGTTGGAGAGAGTCCATTTCAAACGCTGGAAGAAGAGGAGGGCTGCCATCCGGCGGCATAACAATGGCACCACATCCGGTCGGAGAAGCTCATTCCGTATGGCTGACAATCTATTCGCAGACCAA AGCGAAGAGGAATGGGAGACGTACCTTTTAGGAGTCACCATACCGGAAGAATTCATCGCCAATCAAGAGGAAGTGAGTGAGCAAGTTGAAACGACGACCGTTGACACTGAGATCGGTGGCAATCTGGTGGCCGAGATAATCGAGGCGGACGACCGTCAAACTGCCCCTTCG CTCGACTTGCGCAAAAATCCGTGCATGCCGCCCGTCAAATTCCAGTCTCCGTGCGGCGGATGTTGGGCTTTCATCGCCACTACGGCCGTCGAATATCAGACATGCACGAGCAGAACAAACAGAACTGCTTTAACACTGAG TGAACAACAGCTGATCGACTGCAGCGGAAGCTACGGCACCAAAGGATGTAACGGTGGCTTTTACTCGCAG gCGTGGGACTATATCATGGCCATAG GTGGACTTGCAACGAATGTCACTTATCCTTACAGAGCAGCG GCTGGCACATGCCAGTTTACTAAAGGAATCACACCAACGGCAGGAAGGGTGTCCAGGTATGCGTACCTGGCCAAAAACGAAACGACCATATTGAATGCATTGCGAAGAGGTCCAGTCGCAGTGTCCATCGTAGCCAATACGAAATTCATCCTTAATAG TTCAGGAATTTTTGACGACGAGACGTGCAAGAGTGGAACACTCAATCATGGCGCCGTCCTAGTCGGTTACGGAAGAGCGAACGGAACAGATTACTGGATAGTCCGCAATTCGTGGGGAACATCTTGGGGTCAAAACGGCTACATATTCATGAAACGTAACGTCAATATGTGTCGATTAGCCGAATACGCTTTCCTTGCCACCGTCTAA
- the LOC116926832 gene encoding ervatamin-B — MRAFIVRPYDQRTTSTMKLVTICLLWLAILVGHSAAQEDTEDEIIKFRDFKRRHRKTYSGALEKVHFRRWKKRKAIIDQHNLNQRNSFILGDNMHADLSEEEWDTYLLGLTLPKGLINKEEVVDVLAAGNVTNRQTSGLSLDLRSNPCMPPVKIQSPCGGCWAFIATTAVEYQTCAASNRTRTPLILSEQQLIDCSASYGTKGCNGGFYSQAWDYIMAIGGQASNASYPYRAAVGTCNFIKDVTPVAGKLSRYSSLARNETAILLAMQRGPIAVSIATNPRFVLYRSGIFDDDACKNGTINHGVMLVGYGTANGTDYWIVRNSWGTSWGMGGYIFMKRNVNACRLAEYAFLATV; from the exons ATGCGAGCATTCATTGTCCGACCGTACGACCAACGAACAACATCCACCATGAAGTTGGTGACGATTTGTCTCTTATGGCTCGCCATTCTTGTTGGCCACTCTGCAGCTCAAGAGGACACGGAAGACGAAATCATCAAGTTCAGGGACTTTAAG AGGAGACACAGGAAGACGTACAGCGGAGCATTGGAAAAGGTGCACTTTAGACGTTGGAAAAAGAGGAAGGCTATCATCGACCAACATAACCTCAACCAGCgaaattctttcattttggGGGACAACATGCACGCAGATCTC AGCGAAGAGGAATGGGATACGTACCTGTTGGGCCTTACCTTACCTAAAGGATTAATCAACAAGGAAGAAGTGGTCGATGTGTTGGCTGCAGGGAATGTCACCAACCGTCAAACCAGCGGTCTCTCG CTCGATTTACGTAGCAATCCGTGCATGCCACCAGTCAAGATCCAGTCTCCTTGTGGTGGATGTTGGGCTTTCATTGCCACTACGGCCGTCGAATATCAGACGTGCGCCGCCAGTAACAGGACAAGGACCCCGCTGATATTGAG CGAACAGCAGCTGATTGATTGCAGTGCCAGTTACGGCACCAAAGGATGCAACGGTGGCTTCTACTCGCAAGCCTGGGACTACATCATGGCCATTG GTGGACAGGCGAGCAATGCCTCTTATCCTTACAGAGCAGCG GTTGGTACGTGCAACTTTATTAAAGACGTCACGCCGGTGGCGGGAAAACTGTCACGATACTCTTCGTTGGCTAGAAACGAAACAGCTATACTATTAGCCATGCAAAGAGGACCGATTGCTGTTTCCATTGCGACCAATCCCAGATTCGTTCTGTACAG ATCGGGCATTTTCGACGATGACGCGTGCAAGAATGGAACAATCAACCACGGTGTCATGTTAGTCGGTTACGGCACGGCCAACGGCACCGATTATTGGATAGTGCGCAATTCGTGGGGGACTTCTTGGGGTATGGGTGGTTACATATTCATGAAGCGTAACGTCAACGCCTGTCGCTTAGCCGAATACGCCTTCCTTGCCACGGTCTAA